From the Candoia aspera isolate rCanAsp1 chromosome 3, rCanAsp1.hap2, whole genome shotgun sequence genome, the window ATCCATTACACAATAGTCAGGAGAGTTCTCAAAATACACAAGGTCGGTTTTTGTGGGTTTCCGGAAGTTCTTATTGGCCACAGTAAATCCAGAGCCATCTTGGTTCATAGTCACTTGGATGGCACCATTGTATTTTTTCCGGAGATAATCTCCAGTTTTGCGGAAGTCTGCCATTGCCAACCAGCAAGTCCTTAAGGTGCAGGAACCACTGACACCATGACATTTGCATTCTAGTTTCAGGAAACGCTTCACAGCCTGAAATAAAAGGTTTGGTATCAGATCTAAGATGGAACAGACAAAAACTGCTTTAATAAACTCAGGGTGGCTGCTTCTGTTTCTGAGAGATACTACTTTGTTTCTTAGGTTGGGTATTTCCACTTAGAAGATTTTGCTCGTTACAATAATGACTTTCCAGACCTATGAGCAATACTTACAGCTGTTCTTTTGTGATACATCTCTAGCCAGTCATTTAGAGCTGAGAATCATTCTAACTGAAAGGTAACCAAGATGCCCTTCGGTGACCTCACAAAAATGCTTCTGCTGGAAGGTGTATTGATCAGTACTTGAATGAAAGGAGATTCTCTATAATAATGCCAGGATGGAATAAGTATCTTATATTGGCTTTTTTGAAGTACCTGCTCTGTAGCTAAAAACTGCCAatctgatttgtgtgtgtgtgtgtgtgtgtgtgaaagagagagagatctggtACAGTACTACACAATAGAAATTTAGAGAACCGAAGTATTGCCTCAAGCTGACTCTTCCTCTTTCCATGTTTTGTTTATACTCTGTTTAGACACTGATAGCACCAGACCTTTTAATCAAAGTGAACTGAAAGTTCTTCAGATGTGGCTAAGAATCTGAAGATGGTCTACCATATTAGTAACAAATCCCTAGGCCTTTGTGAAAATGGAGATGCTGGTATTTCTTGTTACCTGAAGACTTCTTCGTGGTTGATTATAAAATGCTAAGGAACCTAAATAGGAATGGTTGTATTTTCTGTTCTCTAGTCCCTAAGACCCAGTTGGGGAATTTGTTCCTCCCTCAGAGTACTCCCATATTATACTAGTGGGCTTTAACAGTAAAACTACTTTTTTGGTCCTTCTTTTGTGCCATTTTCACCTTTCCCACAAATTTCACTGTACTGATTATTCATTTCAAATAACAAACCCattgaaagaaaaaagttcagCCCAGTCCATCTGCTAGTGATGCTGACATGCCACCAGTCAACCCTTCTGTGGCCTTTAGATGTCTTTagatgcctttatttatttatttttacagattgCACCCTGTGCTACAAAACAGCTGCCTGCCTCCATCCTAAGGCTGGCGTTACTAACCGTTCTGCCACAGCGGTTGTTATGCAGATTCATGAGAGCGCGGGCGTCCTTCACTGTTTTCTCTTTGGCATCCACAAAGTCCTTTGCAAACTTTATGCCATAGTTGATGTTGTCACTGCAGCCCCCCCAGTCAAACTCCCCTCTCTCATCCTTTGAGCGCCCCCGCTTATGGGGATCACAGTTGCAGGCTTTCAGCTCGCCTTGGCTGCAGGCCCGGGTGATGGCATATACAACTCCAGCTGAGGAGATTGCATAGACGAAGGCTGCTTCTCTACTACCTGCCATGTgggtaaaagaaataaaaatggagtgAGTCAAGAAACAGCTGGGTGGTTTAGAAAAGAGCACATACATGTGTTTTGTTTGGGCGCCTTATGGTATTTTTAATCTGCCTAATACTGGGTGGATTAGAAATCAAAGGAACTATGCACACATGATGTATTACCAGATGGGTTAAGAGAATAACGGATGATTGAATCAGTCCTTTGGAAGACATGCCTACCTCAACAATAGAACCCATATTTGAAAAGTAAAGCCTTCCCCATTCAGTTCCTAACAGCTCCAAGTAAAGGCTCTTAGCTAGCAAGGATTGAAAAAGTTAAGCTATTAACTGCAGAAGGACATTTTTAGGTGATCTGAGAACATGACATAACAGTTACACTACTCATGCCCATTTCACCAGTTAAAGCATAATTGAAATAATGTATGTTATTGTCAATGAACCATCAATTCATATTCTAGTAGTAGCTAAAATAAGGCATGCCAAgcaaatattctaaaatattttctgGATCTAAACAGGGATTAGAACTGGATAAAGTCAGAGAGGATAAAAGCCAAGTTATTTTAAAAGCCACAAAAAGGATGCCACAAAAATGAAACTTCTTAACTATGTACCACCTTATAAAAGAAGCTTAACATTCAAGGATGTGAGTCCTAATCAGAAAAAAGGTTCTGGCCAAACAATTtaagatttcatttttattttttatgcattGGAATCGGTAAtttagctgggaaattctgggagtggaaatccatatatcttcaagctgccagatttgagaaacactggcttacagaATATTCCCTGAATTTTGTCACCTGTAGACTATAACTAAAGCAAGACTCCATGACTCAGCAGCACAAGCAGCAGAGAAAAAATCattaatatatatctttttaaagatttatcatttattaaaatatttctatactgcTTTTCATTATAGAAGATCTagaagtggtttacaataattccAAAAGAAATTTCAGACTTAAACAAAGTAAAACTGAATTAAGAACAGGATGAAAAGaaaccttaaaataaaaacttcagtGGGAATTATGGCTGGAGAAGGACTACATTAAATGGTAGGCTTTTAAAAGATACATAAAACATGTCAGCACTGAAGGGGAGGTCACAACACCAGATGGTCATCACCATGGAAAAGCTCATTTTGGCACCGCTGCCAAGATCCTAATTGCCTAGGAGGCTGACATACTTGGAGAATTTTTAAGGTTCCAGTGTTGTGTAGAGCTTGATGTACTACACCTTTTATGTGGCTCAATagcagactggcagccagtgTAGATCTTTTAGCACAGGTATAATATTGCCACCATTGCAACCCTATGCTGGAACCCAGCTTCTGTATTCGGTAtaactgtagcttccagataacTCCCCAAAGCAGGCCCATTGCAATATTAGATTACTAACTTAATACTAATCATGACAAATTATCTCTGTCCAGAAATGGTGCAGCTGATGTGTAGCCTAAGCTTGAAGGGGGTTCTCCAGTAGCACCCCTAAAGTGTGAACCTCCAGTCATAGCAGAGAATTTCCTCATTTCTGGATTTAGAAAGCACTCTCCCTCCTCCATCTTCTCAGGATGCAAATTCAGCAAGTTTtcatgcagccccccccccccccccaagtgtgTTCAAGCATCAATTTAGGCTGTGGTCTAGGTTGTCTTGATCTGGAAATATATAGCTTGGTGTTATCAACATGTGAGTGGCATCTTGCTTCAGATCCCCTAATGACCACACCCAGCTGTGTCTCAGTACCAAGCTTGTTAGAAAGCTGTTCTATAGTTTTCCAGTATTATTCTCTCAAAAAATGCCCTGCAGATAGGAGCAGAAGCTGTTTCAAAGCTACCACGGTTGATGGtattaaaagctgctgaaagaCCAGCTAAGAGTAAGAGAGTGGCACTCCCTTTCCATCAGGACAGTCAAGTTGATTCCGTCCTAAAACTGGACCAGAACTCAGACCGGAAGAGATCTAGATAATCACTATTCCCCAAAAATACTTATAGTTGAATCAGCAGCTGCTTCTTAATCACCTTGTCTCAAAAGGGGTACTTTTCAGTTGTGCAAGTATGACATAGACAACAATAAGAAAAAGAGTTCAGGTTAAAGCTAGAAATAAGCTGAGCAGTTGTAGATCCCACAACAAACCAATATCCAAAACAAATGCAATCAGAGGTGAGGAGACCACTGTTTCTAGATTTCCTTTCTATTAAACAATCTTTTCACGGTGTGAACGCATCATCACCCCACATTATTCTGAACATGCAAATGATGGTCTTTCTAAGGTAATTCTAAAATAGGTTATTTTCCATAGAAGAGTTAAGTATAAAAAAACATATGTGCGCACTTTTTCAGGCATGAAGGCTGTGAAAGTGGGGATAACCCATAATACTTTAATTCTttacattttgaaatgaaatatctTTTTCTGCCCATGacatgctttaaaacaaaaatagaaaaactaTATTAATACTGAGGACAGACCTAAAAACCTCTAACACAGGGAGGTCAGCTCTGTGGCATGGGCTTTTTGCAGTAGGTTGGGTGACTACAAAGTTTGCCTTCAACAGTTGACTTTTTTGCCTGTGAAGGTGGGGCAGTGCAGCAAGACTTCCTATCTCCACTTCTCTTCTTGTTCTAACCagtattttgtctttcttttctggtttcaattcattttttaagCCAATTAGACTTTTAGCTGTCATTattgtttggtttgttttaagAGCAGCCATGATACATCTCTTTTGCTGGGCTTTTAAACTTACTGTAAtgtttgcctttgtttttaatttttgtttcgtATTCGGTATTTTAATTACTGTCAGTTATCTTGAGAGCTCAGCTGAGTAGAAAGGCAGGCTGAATAAAGCCTACTTGATGGATTGGAGCAAATATGCCTATGCTACTTTTTTCCAAATCTGATGAGTTCCAGGTATCTTGGGATCAGAATTCAGAAGGGAGCTTGTCCAATTATTATCACTGTGTTGGTCTCAAATATTAAAACTTAGGTTCTTGCAATCATATAATCAAATCTACTGAATAAAGAACAGACTTTATTTGAATCTTGGAGAACCTCAGTACTTCTCCAAGCTGATGTTTAACATTTTCAAGAGTATTTTGCAACCTATAAACTCTGTAAACATGTAAGCAAACCGGTGATAAACCTTGCTGCCAATCTCATCTTTTAAGCAGCTAGAAAAGCCATTTCCTCAAAGAAGTTGTGCCATTTCCTGATAAAAGAAGGTTGTAATCCTACATggaagtaaatctcactgaacATAATAGGACATCTGAGTAAACAGGGATAATTCTTCATTGCAAAAACATTTCCACCACACTGCAAGCCTTTCCTTAAAGCTAGGAAAACCCCCACATGATAAAAATAATCAGATCCAgtgaatttattttcagtttgaacCTGCATATGCCAACTGTGCCTTAAAAAGTGTAACAAGTCAGTATCTTAATCTATAATTACTGCTCTTCTTTAACTAGAAGCAACTCTTAGTTAAGTCTTGTAGTTTGCTGATTTTAAATAACGTTTGTCTATTCAAACATGGCTAAAAAGTTGGAAACAGTAATCAGTTATTCACAAGCTGTTCTATAGTAGCTCTGATTGGGTATGTGAGCTATAGTCTAGATTGTTACAGTCCTCCTGCATACTATTGAAAAGAGTTTATGAGCTGATTTAAGCTGCTGTGATATGGTTGCCACTGATTCATCACTGTATTCCTGCAGTCAGGCAGAACTGGCTGTTCTTTCACAACTCTGATCACTTTCTTTGCTACAAAAGTGTGGCTGTACATGATCAGGCTTTTCTCTCTAATGATCACCAGCTTTAAGGGCTTTCTAAAAGGGTTAGAATTCACAGAGTACAAATTTCTCAATAGATATATCCTAATGAAACCTACATGTTCTGTAGATGTATGGTTTAACAGATGTTGGAAGAAGAAAGTAGAGAAGGGTAGTTCCCATCATGATCTGTTTGTGAGCTTATCCAAGGCATCTGGATGACCATTGATGGAAAAGGATTCTGAGAATGACTCAGTAAAGCAATCTTATTGTCAGTggaagaagacagaagaagaagcaGTGACCAGTTTTGGCTGTTGTACTACAATACTTGTTATGGGATTTTTGTGGCCaagaacaaaatgaaagcaaTGCAGCATCCCCACATTTTTATCTCAGATGTAAAATCAAAGCAAtgttgaagaaagagaaagaaaggagagagagagagagagagggtgggggtggagggttcATGTTGCATTATTATCCCTGAGCTGATCAAGTGACTTACTTCGGAGCATGACTCTGCCAAAGACTGTGTGGTCTCTGTCCAAAGTGCTGCAGTTCCAACGGTGGTGACGGAATTGGTGCTGGCATTCCCGAATCCATTCCTTAGCTCCCTCCCCTATGGACTGCATGATATCTGGATAACTCTGGCACAACTGCCGCTGTTTATTGACTAGTCCTGGGATGTTATCACAAATCACTCTTGTGCCTAGGGCCCCAATGTACCTGTAGGAATAGAAAGAATGTCTGTGAAATCAGCAGAACTCAGTTAATATTTCATTCAACATCTAATGGctattaatgaatgaaatgaataagGTAGCCGAAAAACTACAGACTTATTTAAGGCTTTTGGTTTCCTTTCTCAGTCTGGCGCAAACTGTTTTGCAGTTTCCTGTTCATACACGTTTGTCTAATTCTTTGTATCCCACTTTTTACAATGcataaatataaattcaaatatGCCAGCAATGAACAGTTGTATTCAGAGAAGTAGGAGACAAGTTTATCTAGTTAACAAGACAATAATCAACAATAAAATGCTTTGCAATGGCAATACAgaacactttaaaaaaggaaatattttgaaaTCCATATATAGgcagtactttttaaaagtttgttaacAAGTTTATGAAAGATCATGTCAGTCTTTAATTCCGCATGATATTCCCATTGTCAAGCTGTTAAAGTGCAATTTGGATAGCACTATCCTAAAGTGGGTCCACAAATGGCTGGCTAACTGCACTCAGAAAGCCAGCATTCATGGCTCTACATCAGGTTGCAGAGCATTAACGAGTGGGTTTCTGCAGGGATTTTTCTTGGGGCCAGGATTATTCAACAGTTTTATCAGTGACCTGGAGATGGAATTGGTGGGCTGCTTCTCAAACTTACAAGTGATACAAAATTAGGAGGCCTAAACAACACacaggaaagcaaaaaaaagatTGCAGTCTAATCTGGACAGGTTGGAAGAGTGGGTTGAGAGCAACAAAATGTcctttaacagggagaaatacaAGTATTAAATTCAGGCCGAAAAAAATGTAGGACACTTATACAAGATGGGGGAATTCATGGCCTGGAAACACTACAACTGAGAAAGACTTGGGTGTGGTCACAGGCAACAAACTAAAGTAAGTCAGGCGTGTGAGAATCTGGTGGAAGGACTAATACAATTCTGAGCTGCATTAGAAGAAGCATTGTGTCAAAGACACATGGAGTTGTTATTACTCTTCCTCAGCACAGATAAGACCCTTGAGTTCTATATACAGTTATGAGCAGCACATTTCCAGAAGAATACTAAGAGGTTAGAGGGCTCAAAGGAGGGCAGCAAAGATGAGAGATGGACTTGAGGACATGCTCTATGAGGATAGGCTGAAGGAACCTGGGATGGTCaacctggaaaagagaagacaaggggagatatgatagccaTGTTTAGGTATATAAAGGAAAGCTACAGGAAATATGgtcaagaactattttccatggccagGGAAACTAGGACAAGAAATAACTTTCTGGTATATGTTGCAGCTAGATAGATTTCATTTAAAGGAgattaaataaggaaaaaattcCTGACAGTAAGTTGTATGCAACATTGGAAAAGTCTACTTATGGTAGTtgtggttctccatctctggaggtttttaagaagaggttgGACAGTCACCTCTCATGGATAGTTTAATTGGTTTGCTGCACATTGCAGCAGGTTGGaccagatgatccttgtggttccttcaactctacaattctatgattaaAATTGAGGAAACAAAGCTGAAGGAGAGGGGGGAAATGTGACAGGTGTTTAAGGAATGTCCTCACCAGTTTATAGTCttacattttgaaataattttgtggCAATGCCAACTGGGCACTTTCAGATACAGCCACGGTATTAGGTTGCACCAAGAACTCTTATAAAGTATAATGACAAGGAAAAACATGCAAATAATTGTTGATCTCCTTTTTTAGTGAAATACTTAGAAACCTTGgtatttgaaaaggaaaagagataaaTTATCTTAGACCAATCTCCTCTGCATAGAGAATGCATGGATTTTGCCTTTAACGATTGATAGTCCTTTGGGTTCAAAGAAGAcacactgttgtgcagttcatctgtggacacagaGGTGGGCTGCAGGGTTCAATGAATTAGGTTTGAGATGATTTGCAGATGAATTGTATATGAAGATGAATTGCACAACAGAAACCTGTGTGTGATGGAGCTTTAAGTAGAACAGCTATTGCATAGGGACAGTCGCATGCTCTTGGCATAAGAGACCTTAATCCAGTGGCATGGAGAACTGTTATGGCTGGAGATCTCTGCTGCAGTTGATGACCAGGACGTCTAAGTGTCTTGTCGTGGCTCCACAACACCTGCTGGACCTGCCTTCTTGACTGCTGGACTGTTGATCAGTCTCCTCTGATCAATCTGCCAGGGCCAGACTTCACATGCTGGGATAGACAAATCCTCTATCTCACCAAGAGTCAAAGACCCATCAGTTACCCCCACTTGGTTTGGCCTGTCTGCTGAGATGGTTAACCAGGGAGTGACCACTGTGCATGTTACAGTTACTTGGAGCCACAAGTGAGAGCTGAGTGCCCGGTGGGGATCAAAGGTGGACAAGTAGTCCGAAAAAGGGCATGGCAGGCCCCTCTGCCAGAGGTGCTACTATACCTACGTTATCAGGATAGACTGTCTATGGTAAATTAATACTGTAAAATCCAACTCTgatattctggatttttttaagaacaatatttgatttttagtGCATATTCAATTCAAGAGCATTCTACTATCAACCTTGGCTTCAGCCCTCACTCTTTCTAGCTGATGTTGTAGCAAGTAGAACAGGCAAATGCTTTCATATGTTAAGATTCTGAATGTTTCTTCCAACAGGAACTGAAACTTCGTGGGAGTCAAGATGTGGCTCTGACTTGGATTTGAGTTGCTAACATGTTGATCTTATACTGAAATCCAGACACATATGAAATGGTTAAAGAACAGGACACTGCTAAACTATTGATGTACTGCTTAGACACAAAATTATCCCAGGTCAGCATCCCAGGTCAAAACAGCATGCATCTTTTTGATAAATTAGTGTTGCTGGGAACCAAACAAGTTGAAGAACAACATTTCCCAACAGTATTAAAAAGCAAAGTATCAAGGTGCAGCTGGAATATAACAGTAAGTTTTAAAAGGTgccattttttgtgtgtgtttaagaTTCTGCAAGTTCATTGTTGGTGCCAGCTTAAGAAATTCCAAAGCTGTGAGCCAGCCATACCAGAACTAGATTTTCAAAAACCCTTATGTATATAATAGGTTGCTTCACTTTGAGTCTGCAGGCCACAGtgctgaaaacctggcttttattCTGAAGAAAGATAAGACTAAATATTCTTATATGTGTCAGAAATGAGACTACcaaataaaatagcataaaacTCACAGTGTATTATCATATTGCTGCATAATTTTGTCTACACATGAAGAGAGCTTGCTCATGACTAGTTACTTACGCAGCCCATTGCTTCATGGCATTGCATGGAGATTGCCTCGGTCTTTCTTGCAAACAGCTCTGAAAGTTATTCTATATTCCAATCAGGATTTGAGACTGAAGAGTTTCTTGCCACTTTGTCAGATGGGTATTTCATTCAGGGACTGCCACCTTACCGGTAGTTCTTAAGGAACTGTACACATTGTACCTCATGTACAGCACATTCTTATGGAAAGTTATTTGGCACTAATAACTTGAGTTCTATAGGACTTATTCCCAAGATATTGCACATATGATTCCTACTTTAGATGAATAAATCTTCATTGTCTTGTTTGTTGTTGATATTCTCTGGACTTCCACACAAGACACGTGAATATCTCCCACTGAGggtttaaaaataatagaggcagtTGTCTCAAGTATGGAATTTTCCACATCAatcaaacaacttttttttcacAGCAGGCAGAAagtaatattattataattatttatttttcatgtgtgAGGCTATCATGCTATGCATCTCTGCAGTTGTATTTCTGgctgaaaaaatgaaaatcttgGGTAGAGTTCAAATGTTTTGAGTTCCTAGACTGGAATTAAGACCCTCCCTTTAATGATAATGAAAAAAGAACTATATGGCTGGGCTATATTTCACTGTCTCCCACACCATCTGCTATCATTTGTATTAGTCATGAAGATAGCTCACGTCCTTATGAAAGATCTGTGAATACAGACAAGGTCCCATTATTTTTCTcctcttaaaatattttgtttaaactCTGGTGAGAAGTTGAGGTCATCTAGGGCTGGCATGGTAGATGATAAACATTGCTCCCCACATCCTTGGCAAATGAGATCTGTTTTGGCTAACATACATTATTTTCACAAGCTGGCTGATCAACTGCTCAACAGAAAAGACAGGATAGAAGAGGCATTAGAAAGCAGTCTGTTGTCAAGTATGAAGCAAAACATGGAGGGAAAATAAAGGACCATGGAATTCAGTCATGACCTTAGGAAAAGAAGCTTAATCCAACAACTCCTTGGTTGGTTTGGATCAAGCTCTATTGCGTAATGATACAGGCAGAATGTTTTCTTGACTGTTTGGCTCAAGGTCAGTAAAAGCTAGACTGACCCTATTCCACCACCGACTTAGTGGCAAGTTACCACAAAGTGTATATACCATTACTTGAAAAGTAGATTGTCTACGATATCCTGCCAAGTGAtaaggagaattttattattCCCTAGCTTCCTGACTCTCTGTAAATGTGTGATAAAATTCTTATCACTTAGCAGAATATCAGAGACAAGTGGTTGCAGGTATGCTATGGAGGACTATTCTGGTGAATATATGTTTTCAGCCAGTGGCAGTGATGGCTAAGGCTGCACAATCCCCTAAGATTATTATCCTTCTGTGACCTAGAAAACCAGGTTGGAACTCCTTTTGAATAGGTCAGAGTAAAGATTAATTTTATATAACAAAGCAGAAGTCTGGAAATTATGAGGTAATACTCTGCAAATGAAAGTTCTCTTCCTCCAAAAGTTCTAAttcttttataaataattaaGATATGGGTTACTTTGTTTCTTCACTGATACCTTTTTTCTAGCTCTTCACTCTGCATTCAGGAATCTAGGTGATATCATTAAGGAGCACAAAACCCTTGCCTTGAAATGATGGAAATA encodes:
- the WNT2B gene encoding protein Wnt-2b, producing MLGSSRLASSVRIASAPGGIRRASQGRPARSRLALPLLLTLLILTPRVDSSWWYIGALGTRVICDNIPGLVNKQRQLCQSYPDIMQSIGEGAKEWIRECQHQFRHHRWNCSTLDRDHTVFGRVMLRSSREAAFVYAISSAGVVYAITRACSQGELKACNCDPHKRGRSKDERGEFDWGGCSDNINYGIKFAKDFVDAKEKTVKDARALMNLHNNRCGRTAVKRFLKLECKCHGVSGSCTLRTCWLAMADFRKTGDYLRKKYNGAIQVTMNQDGSGFTVANKNFRKPTKTDLVYFENSPDYCVMDKSAGSLGTAGRVCNKVSRGTDGCEVMCCGRGYDTTQVTRVTKCECKFHWCCAVRCKECEDTVDIHTCKAPKRAEWIDQT